Proteins encoded within one genomic window of Prauserella marina:
- the ettA gene encoding energy-dependent translational throttle protein EttA yields the protein MAEFIYTMKKVRKTVGDKVILDDVSTAFYPGAKIGVVGPNGAGKSTVLKIMAGLDQPSNGEAFLQPGASVGILQQEPPLNEEKTVRGNVEEGLGEIKVKLDRFNEIAEQLATDYSDALMEEMGKLQEDLDHADAWELDSQLEQAMDALRCPPGDEQVTHLSGGERRRVALCKLLLSKPDLLLLDEPTNHLDAESVLWLEQFLASYPGAVLAVTHDRYFLDNVAQWIMELDRGRVVGYEGNYSTYLEKKRERLAVQGKKDAKLAKRLQNELDWVRSNAKARQTKSRSRLERYEEMAAEAEKTKKLDFEEIQIPPGPRLGNVVVEVRNLNKGFEDRVLIDGLSFTLPRNGIVGVIGPNGVGKTTLFKTIVGLEEPDSGTVKIGETVKLSYVDQQRGGIDPDKTVWQVVSDGLDFIHVGQTEMPSRAYVSAFGFKGPDQQKPAGVLSGGERNRLNLALTLKLGGNLILLDEPTNDLDVETLGSLENALEQFPGCAVVISHDRWFLDRVATHILAWEGDDANPAKWFWFEGNFEGYEKNKIERMGAEAARPHRVTHRKLTRD from the coding sequence ATGGCCGAGTTCATCTACACCATGAAGAAGGTGCGCAAGACTGTCGGGGACAAGGTCATCCTCGACGATGTCAGCACCGCGTTCTATCCAGGCGCCAAGATCGGCGTGGTCGGACCGAACGGTGCTGGAAAGTCAACCGTCCTCAAGATCATGGCGGGGCTCGACCAGCCGAGCAACGGGGAAGCGTTCCTCCAGCCAGGCGCGAGCGTCGGCATCCTGCAACAGGAGCCTCCGCTGAACGAGGAAAAGACCGTGCGTGGCAACGTCGAGGAGGGCCTTGGCGAGATCAAGGTGAAGCTCGATCGCTTCAACGAGATCGCGGAGCAGCTCGCCACCGACTACAGCGACGCGCTCATGGAAGAGATGGGCAAGCTCCAGGAGGATCTCGACCACGCCGACGCGTGGGAGCTCGACTCGCAGCTCGAACAGGCGATGGACGCGCTGCGCTGCCCGCCGGGCGACGAGCAGGTGACCCATCTCTCGGGTGGTGAGCGGCGCAGGGTCGCGCTGTGCAAACTGCTGCTGTCGAAGCCGGACCTGTTGCTGCTGGACGAGCCAACCAACCATCTCGACGCGGAGAGTGTGCTGTGGCTTGAGCAGTTCCTCGCCAGCTACCCCGGCGCGGTCCTCGCGGTCACCCACGACAGGTACTTCCTCGACAACGTCGCCCAGTGGATCATGGAACTCGACCGGGGCAGGGTCGTCGGGTACGAGGGCAACTACTCGACCTATCTGGAGAAGAAGCGCGAACGGCTCGCGGTCCAGGGCAAGAAGGACGCCAAGCTGGCCAAGCGGCTTCAGAACGAGCTGGACTGGGTGCGCTCCAACGCCAAGGCGAGGCAGACGAAGTCCCGTTCCCGGCTTGAGCGGTACGAGGAGATGGCCGCGGAGGCCGAGAAGACCAAGAAGCTCGACTTCGAAGAGATCCAGATCCCGCCGGGGCCCCGGCTGGGCAACGTGGTCGTCGAGGTACGAAACCTGAACAAGGGCTTCGAGGACCGGGTGCTCATCGATGGCCTTTCGTTCACGTTGCCTCGCAACGGCATCGTGGGTGTCATCGGCCCGAACGGTGTCGGCAAGACGACGCTGTTCAAGACGATCGTCGGGCTGGAGGAGCCGGACAGCGGGACGGTCAAGATCGGTGAAACGGTCAAGCTGTCCTATGTGGACCAGCAGAGAGGGGGCATCGACCCCGACAAGACGGTGTGGCAGGTGGTGTCCGACGGGCTCGACTTCATTCATGTCGGCCAGACGGAGATGCCGTCGCGCGCCTACGTGAGTGCCTTCGGGTTCAAGGGGCCCGACCAGCAGAAACCGGCGGGTGTGCTGTCCGGTGGTGAGCGCAACAGGCTCAATCTCGCGTTGACGCTGAAGCTCGGCGGCAACCTGATCCTGCTGGACGAGCCGACGAACGACCTCGACGTCGAGACCTTGGGCTCGCTGGAGAACGCGCTGGAGCAGTTCCCCGGTTGTGCCGTGGTCATCTCGCACGATCGCTGGTTCCTCGACCGGGTCGCGACGCACATCCTTGCTTGGGAGGGCGACGACGCGAATCCCGCGAAGTGGTTCTGGTTCGAAGGCAACTTCGAGGGCTACGAGAAGAACAAGATCGAGCGGATGGGCGCGGAGGCCGCGAGGCCGCATAGGGTGACGCACCGGAAACTCACCCGCGACTGA
- a CDS encoding NAD-glutamate dehydrogenase, which translates to MSSVGVSNRPIVRGADTVTAGRPRSPEQLRDELVEAAAATAPDIADLIRLYYRLIPAEEIVGDDPVDLVGAVRSHLQLAQQRVPGRPAVRLLNPNAAEDGWAREATVVQLVTDDMPYLVDSVAAELSRSGVQVQRIVHPIVVVSRDLTGELREVYPTADVADPPPGSSTESWMYLEIDPIGDPDRARELDNRLTAVVGDVREVVEDTERMADTARSIADRLDEQPPPLSKSEIHDGSELLRWLAGGHFTFLGYRHYEVVTESDGDQPALRAVLASGLGVLRQDSLAARSLTAGPDTAAHALAPTLLVLTQASAPSTVYRPIYPYYVGVKTFDDNGVVTGEHRFLGMFTSSALHEDVLDIPVVAGKAREVIHRAGFPMESYSGQRMLEVLQNWPRADLFSADSDSLYATVTGAITLADRRRLRLFLRRDPYGRFYSCLVFLPRDRYTTRSRLAMQEVLLEELEGTHLEYSTRLGETQLAQVHFTVHTEPARVIEPDILRIQERLGEAMRSWDDLMVEAILAERRARAGGGKAVTFAGEESATEQGQRFAAMFPESYKEDFDAEVALADLRTLESLDGADDVRMSFYIPEGAAPGERRFKLYLLGGGVTLSKVLPLLQRMGVEVVDERPYELQREEGDRSWIYDFGLRIEPKVLEEIGESAEPDLRVRFQDAFEAAWRGDCEVDGFNGLVLRAGLSWRQAAVLRAYSRYLRQAGSPYSQEYIENTVLAHTDIATALVRLFETRFDLGRDEAQRGEQADAQVTEINTLVDSVKSLDEDRILRRLMAAIVATLRTNYGVRDAEGKSRPYLALKLDPQRVPDLPEPRPAFEIFVCSPRVEGVHLRFGSVARGGLRWSDRKEDFRTEVLGLVKAQAVKNAVIVPVGAKGGFVVKRPPATTGDPGLDREAYLAEGVACYRMFISGLLDLTDNLVDGETVPAPRVVRYDGDDNYLVVAADKGTATFSDIANELAADYGFWLGDAFASGGSMGYDHKAMGITAKGAWESVKRHFRELDVDTQREDFTVVGIGDMGGDVFGNGMLLSEHIRLVAAFNHLHIFIDPSPVAASSFEERKRLFEMPRSSWDDYDRSLISEGGGVFSRSAKTIPITPQMRTALGLAANVRKLSPAELVHAILLAPVDLLWNGGIGTYVKAESEDHSAAGDKANDAVRVNGGDLRVKVVGEGGNLGLTQRGRIEFARHGGKVNTDALDNSAGVDCSDHEVNIKVLLDQLVASGELRQDSRNELLESMTDEVGEMVLTDNYRQNAVLGISRAHAAPMLSVHRRLVSALEAKGALDRDLEALPGDSGFAALEKAELGLTSPELATLLAHVKLDLKDELLASDLPDADVFSRRLPEYFPVPLRQRFGDVIGRHPLNRQITTTLLVNEVVDGAGVSYAFRLAEELNATATDAVRAYAVVTNVYGLPALWARISELDNVVSTEVADLMVLETRRLLDRAARWFLTNRPQPLAVGAEINRFGDTVGALMPELGRLLGGSEADTVKAEADKLVAAGVPAELAQRVSLLLHSYSLLDITEVAELAEREAGLDTQRSPVETAELYYALSDHLGLERMLTSVNGLERDNRWHALARLALRDDLYSSLRAITLDALQNSDPDDGAADKIAQWEQANSSRLARARVTLDEIERAGRLDLATLSVAARQIRSTVR; encoded by the coding sequence ATGAGTTCGGTCGGAGTGTCCAATCGCCCTATCGTCAGGGGTGCGGACACGGTCACTGCGGGGCGACCGCGGAGCCCCGAACAGCTTCGTGACGAGTTGGTCGAAGCCGCCGCCGCGACCGCGCCGGACATCGCGGACTTGATTCGGCTCTATTACCGGTTGATTCCGGCGGAGGAGATCGTCGGGGACGACCCGGTCGATCTCGTCGGCGCGGTGCGGTCGCACCTGCAACTCGCGCAGCAGCGAGTTCCGGGAAGGCCCGCGGTGCGGTTGCTCAATCCCAACGCGGCTGAGGACGGGTGGGCGAGGGAAGCCACCGTCGTCCAGCTCGTCACCGACGACATGCCTTATCTCGTCGACTCGGTCGCCGCGGAACTGTCGCGCAGCGGCGTGCAGGTGCAGCGCATCGTGCACCCGATCGTGGTCGTCAGCAGGGATCTGACCGGTGAGCTGCGTGAGGTGTACCCGACCGCGGACGTCGCCGACCCACCGCCGGGTTCGTCGACGGAATCCTGGATGTACCTGGAGATCGACCCGATCGGCGATCCGGACAGGGCGCGGGAACTGGACAACCGGCTCACCGCCGTCGTCGGCGACGTGCGCGAGGTGGTCGAGGACACCGAGCGGATGGCGGACACGGCGCGCTCGATCGCCGACCGGCTCGACGAGCAGCCGCCGCCGCTGAGCAAGTCCGAGATCCACGACGGTTCGGAGTTGCTGCGCTGGCTCGCCGGCGGCCATTTCACCTTCCTCGGGTACCGCCACTACGAGGTGGTCACCGAATCCGACGGTGACCAGCCCGCGCTACGGGCGGTACTGGCTTCGGGACTCGGAGTGCTGCGACAGGACAGTCTCGCCGCGCGCAGCCTCACCGCCGGGCCCGACACCGCGGCGCACGCGCTCGCGCCGACACTGCTCGTGCTCACCCAGGCAAGCGCACCGTCCACTGTGTACCGTCCGATCTACCCGTACTACGTCGGAGTGAAGACTTTCGACGACAACGGCGTCGTCACCGGCGAGCATCGCTTCCTCGGTATGTTCACGAGTTCGGCGCTGCACGAGGACGTACTGGACATTCCCGTCGTCGCTGGAAAGGCGAGGGAGGTCATCCACCGCGCCGGGTTCCCGATGGAGTCCTACTCGGGGCAGCGCATGCTCGAAGTGTTGCAGAACTGGCCGAGGGCGGACCTGTTCTCGGCCGACTCCGATTCGCTCTACGCCACCGTCACCGGCGCGATCACCCTCGCCGACCGGCGGCGGCTGAGGCTGTTCCTGCGCAGGGATCCCTACGGCCGGTTCTATTCGTGCCTGGTGTTCCTTCCCCGCGACCGCTACACGACGCGGTCGCGGCTCGCGATGCAGGAAGTGCTGCTGGAGGAGCTGGAGGGAACGCACCTCGAATACTCGACGCGGCTGGGGGAGACCCAGCTGGCACAGGTGCACTTCACAGTGCACACCGAGCCCGCGAGGGTGATCGAGCCCGACATCCTGCGCATCCAGGAACGGCTCGGCGAGGCGATGCGAAGCTGGGACGACCTGATGGTGGAGGCCATCCTCGCCGAGCGGAGGGCGCGCGCGGGCGGCGGCAAGGCCGTCACGTTCGCCGGTGAGGAATCGGCGACGGAGCAGGGCCAGCGTTTCGCGGCGATGTTCCCCGAGTCCTACAAGGAGGACTTCGACGCCGAAGTCGCGCTCGCCGACCTGCGTACGCTGGAATCCCTCGACGGCGCCGACGACGTGCGCATGTCGTTCTACATCCCCGAAGGGGCCGCTCCCGGCGAGCGCCGCTTCAAGCTGTACCTGCTTGGCGGGGGCGTGACCCTGTCGAAGGTGCTGCCGTTGTTGCAGCGCATGGGCGTCGAGGTTGTCGACGAGCGACCCTACGAGTTGCAGCGTGAGGAAGGCGACAGGTCCTGGATCTACGACTTCGGACTGCGGATCGAGCCGAAGGTCCTTGAGGAGATCGGCGAGTCGGCCGAGCCGGATCTGCGCGTGCGGTTCCAGGATGCGTTCGAGGCGGCGTGGCGTGGCGACTGCGAGGTCGACGGGTTCAACGGGCTGGTGCTGCGCGCGGGACTGAGCTGGCGGCAGGCCGCCGTACTGCGGGCCTACTCGCGGTATCTGCGGCAGGCGGGCAGCCCGTACTCGCAGGAGTACATCGAGAACACGGTGCTCGCGCACACCGACATCGCCACGGCGCTGGTCAGGTTGTTCGAGACCAGGTTCGACCTCGGGCGTGACGAGGCGCAGCGCGGCGAGCAGGCCGACGCGCAGGTCACCGAGATCAACACGCTGGTCGATTCGGTGAAGAGCCTCGACGAGGACCGCATTCTGCGCAGGCTGATGGCGGCGATCGTGGCGACGCTGCGGACGAATTACGGGGTACGGGACGCCGAAGGAAAGTCGCGCCCTTACCTGGCGCTCAAGCTGGATCCGCAGCGGGTTCCCGATCTTCCGGAGCCGAGGCCGGCTTTCGAGATCTTCGTCTGCTCGCCGAGGGTCGAGGGTGTGCACCTGAGGTTCGGCTCGGTGGCCCGTGGCGGGCTGCGCTGGTCGGACCGCAAGGAGGACTTCCGCACCGAGGTGCTCGGCCTCGTCAAGGCACAGGCGGTGAAGAACGCGGTCATCGTCCCGGTCGGGGCGAAGGGCGGCTTCGTCGTCAAGCGGCCACCGGCGACGACCGGCGACCCCGGACTCGACAGGGAGGCATACCTCGCGGAGGGCGTCGCCTGCTACCGCATGTTCATCTCGGGCCTGCTCGACCTCACCGACAACCTCGTCGACGGGGAGACGGTGCCCGCGCCTCGGGTGGTGCGCTACGACGGCGACGACAACTACCTGGTGGTCGCCGCCGACAAGGGGACGGCGACGTTCTCCGACATTGCCAACGAGCTGGCGGCGGACTACGGCTTCTGGCTTGGTGACGCTTTCGCCTCGGGCGGCTCGATGGGCTACGACCACAAGGCGATGGGAATCACGGCCAAGGGCGCGTGGGAGAGCGTCAAGCGGCACTTCCGCGAGCTGGACGTCGACACTCAGCGCGAGGACTTCACCGTCGTCGGCATCGGCGACATGGGTGGTGACGTCTTCGGCAACGGGATGTTGCTTTCCGAGCACATCAGGCTCGTCGCGGCGTTCAACCACCTGCACATCTTCATCGACCCCTCGCCGGTCGCCGCGTCCTCCTTCGAGGAACGCAAACGATTGTTCGAGATGCCGCGCTCGTCGTGGGACGACTACGACCGATCGCTGATCAGCGAGGGTGGCGGGGTCTTCTCGCGCAGCGCCAAGACCATCCCGATCACCCCGCAGATGCGCACGGCACTGGGACTCGCCGCGAATGTGCGGAAGCTGTCACCGGCCGAGCTGGTGCACGCGATTCTGCTGGCCCCTGTCGATCTGTTGTGGAACGGCGGAATCGGCACCTATGTCAAGGCGGAGTCGGAGGACCATTCCGCCGCGGGTGACAAGGCCAACGACGCCGTGCGTGTCAACGGTGGCGACCTGCGCGTCAAGGTGGTCGGTGAGGGCGGCAACCTGGGACTGACCCAGCGGGGCCGCATCGAGTTCGCCAGGCACGGCGGCAAGGTCAACACCGACGCGCTCGACAACTCCGCCGGTGTGGACTGCTCCGACCACGAAGTCAACATCAAGGTTCTGCTCGATCAGCTCGTCGCCTCGGGCGAACTGCGGCAGGACAGCCGCAACGAGTTGCTTGAGTCGATGACCGACGAGGTCGGCGAGATGGTGCTGACCGACAACTACCGGCAGAACGCGGTGCTGGGCATCAGCAGGGCGCACGCCGCTCCGATGCTGTCGGTGCACCGAAGGCTGGTGTCGGCGCTTGAGGCGAAGGGCGCGCTCGACCGGGATCTGGAGGCGTTGCCGGGCGATTCCGGTTTCGCCGCGCTTGAGAAGGCCGAACTCGGCCTGACCTCGCCGGAGCTGGCGACCCTGCTGGCACACGTCAAACTCGACCTCAAGGACGAGTTGCTGGCCAGCGATCTGCCCGACGCCGACGTGTTCTCGCGCAGGCTGCCCGAGTACTTCCCGGTGCCGCTGCGCCAGCGGTTCGGCGATGTCATCGGCAGGCACCCGCTCAACCGGCAGATCACCACGACCTTGCTGGTCAACGAGGTTGTCGACGGCGCGGGCGTGTCGTATGCGTTCCGGCTGGCCGAGGAGCTGAACGCGACGGCGACCGACGCCGTGCGGGCGTACGCGGTCGTTACCAACGTGTATGGACTGCCCGCTCTGTGGGCGAGGATTTCCGAACTCGACAACGTCGTGTCCACGGAGGTCGCCGACCTGATGGTGCTGGAGACCCGGAGGCTGCTCGACAGAGCGGCCCGCTGGTTCCTCACCAACCGGCCGCAGCCGCTCGCCGTGGGTGCCGAGATCAACAGGTTCGGCGACACGGTCGGCGCGCTCATGCCCGAGCTGGGCAGGTTGCTGGGCGGGAGTGAGGCCGACACGGTCAAGGCCGAGGCGGACAAGCTCGTCGCGGCCGGTGTCCCGGCCGAGCTGGCACAGCGGGTGTCGCTGCTGCTGCACAGCTACAGCCTGCTCGACATCACCGAGGTCGCCGAGCTGGCCGAGCGCGAGGCAGGGCTCGACACCCAGCGCAGTCCCGTCGAGACGGCGGAACTGTACTACGCGTTGTCCGACCACCTCGGCCTCGAACGGATGCTGACGTCGGTCAACGGCCTCGAACGGGACAACCGCTGGCACGCGCTGGCCCGGCTGGCGTTGCGGGACGACCTGTACAGCTCGTTGCGGGCGATCACGCTCGACGCGTTGCAGAACAGCGATCCCGACGATGGCGCGGCGGACAAGATCGCGCAGTGGGAGCAGGCGAACTCGTCGCGGCTGGCGAGGGCGAGGGTGACGCTCGACGAGATCGAACGCGCTGGCAGGCTCGACCTGGCCACGTTGTCGGTCGCGGCGCGCCAGATCCGGAGCACGGTGCGCTGA
- a CDS encoding acyl-CoA thioesterase, with protein MGEYVVHVRPRWSDMDAFGHLNHASMVTLLEEARVPLLFGTAAGEGLADFAKGIVVVRLTVDYRAPVVVEGGDVRVDITLSELRHASFTLDYRVHNGPSVEDGVAVTARTTLAPYDLGGGRPRRLTEREREFLLAHIPSGGEL; from the coding sequence ATGGGTGAGTATGTCGTCCATGTCCGGCCGAGGTGGTCGGACATGGACGCCTTCGGTCACCTGAACCACGCCAGCATGGTGACCTTGCTCGAAGAGGCGAGGGTGCCGCTGCTGTTCGGAACGGCGGCGGGCGAGGGGCTTGCCGACTTCGCGAAGGGCATCGTCGTGGTGCGGCTGACGGTCGACTACCGTGCGCCGGTGGTGGTCGAAGGAGGAGACGTGCGGGTGGACATCACCTTGAGCGAGCTGAGGCACGCGTCCTTCACCCTCGACTATCGAGTCCACAATGGACCCTCGGTCGAGGATGGGGTCGCCGTCACCGCGCGTACGACGCTCGCGCCGTACGACCTCGGTGGAGGCAGGCCGCGCAGGCTGACCGAGCGCGAGCGGGAGTTCCTGCTCGCGCACATCCCCAGCGGAGGTGAGCTGTGA
- a CDS encoding alpha-amylase family glycosyl hydrolase has translation MARAVTTGRKDTAGTPWWADAVCYEIFVRSFADFDGDGVGDLEGIRERLGYLDLLGADAVRLSPFYLSPLADNGYDIAGPRAVDPVLGNLDTVASLVTEAHRHDIRVIVDVVPNHTSDRHSWFADALAAARGGPERDRYHFRDGSGPGGTRPPNTWLSATGEPAWTRVQDGQWYLHRLGAGLPDLNWANPEVAADFEHTLRFWLDLGIDGVRVSAAHAMTGPAEVGEGETGTEPFFDGERVHEVHQLVRKVLDEYPHAVAIGEVPLADPRRFARYLRAGELQLAVEYRLANTPFDADAIQATIERTLATATSAGAPAVWACSGHDLHRLAARFGGGQRGTRRARAMAIVVLGLPGLACVFNGDELGLGSSPSDDPRIPVPWEGNEPPFGFSARQDPWLPIPGSWAPLTVEAQLEDAGSTLSLYRRALELRGTHAAFAGTAVRWYGAPPGCFAYRRDPGGLVCALNTSAAPVPVPPGEVLLSSAPLVEGKLPAEAACWLGPVS, from the coding sequence GTGGCCAGAGCGGTCACGACTGGGCGGAAGGACACAGCGGGCACGCCGTGGTGGGCCGACGCGGTCTGCTACGAGATTTTCGTCAGGTCGTTCGCCGATTTCGACGGCGACGGCGTCGGCGACCTCGAAGGCATTCGCGAACGGCTCGGCTACCTCGACCTGCTCGGGGCCGACGCCGTCCGGCTCTCCCCTTTCTATCTCTCCCCGCTCGCCGACAACGGTTACGACATCGCGGGACCACGGGCGGTCGACCCCGTGCTCGGCAATCTGGACACCGTGGCCTCGCTGGTGACCGAGGCACACCGGCACGACATCAGGGTCATCGTCGACGTGGTGCCCAACCACACGAGCGACAGGCACAGCTGGTTCGCCGACGCGCTCGCCGCGGCGAGGGGCGGACCGGAACGCGACCGTTACCACTTCCGCGACGGCTCCGGCCCCGGCGGAACGCGGCCACCGAACACCTGGCTGAGCGCGACCGGAGAGCCCGCGTGGACCCGGGTCCAGGACGGTCAGTGGTATCTGCACCGCCTCGGCGCGGGACTTCCGGACTTGAACTGGGCCAATCCCGAGGTCGCCGCCGACTTCGAGCACACGCTGCGGTTCTGGCTCGATCTCGGGATCGACGGGGTCCGCGTCAGCGCGGCGCACGCCATGACAGGACCCGCCGAGGTGGGTGAGGGTGAGACGGGCACAGAGCCGTTCTTCGACGGCGAGCGGGTTCACGAGGTCCATCAGCTCGTCCGCAAGGTGCTCGACGAGTATCCGCACGCGGTCGCCATCGGCGAGGTGCCGCTGGCCGACCCGAGGCGCTTCGCCCGTTACCTGCGCGCGGGCGAACTACAGCTTGCCGTGGAGTACCGGCTGGCGAACACCCCGTTCGACGCGGACGCCATCCAGGCCACGATCGAACGGACGCTGGCGACCGCCACCTCGGCAGGCGCGCCCGCCGTGTGGGCGTGCTCCGGTCACGATCTGCACCGGCTGGCCGCCCGCTTCGGCGGCGGACAGCGGGGGACGCGGCGAGCCCGCGCCATGGCGATCGTCGTACTCGGCCTGCCCGGCCTCGCGTGCGTGTTCAACGGCGACGAGCTGGGACTCGGCTCCTCGCCATCCGACGATCCGAGAATCCCGGTGCCGTGGGAAGGCAACGAGCCGCCATTCGGCTTCTCCGCGAGGCAAGATCCCTGGCTGCCGATTCCCGGCTCGTGGGCGCCGCTGACGGTCGAGGCACAACTGGAGGACGCGGGCTCGACGTTGTCGCTGTACCGGCGCGCGCTGGAGTTGCGCGGCACGCACGCCGCGTTCGCGGGAACGGCGGTGCGGTGGTACGGCGCGCCACCCGGTTGTTTCGCCTACCGCAGGGATCCCGGTGGGCTGGTGTGCGCGCTCAACACCTCGGCAGCGCCAGTTCCGGTACCACCGGGTGAGGTGCTGCTCTCCAGTGCGCCGCTCGTCGAGGGCAAGCTGCCCGCGGAAGCGGCGTGCTGGCTCGGCCCCGTTTCGTGA
- a CDS encoding globin, with amino-acid sequence MSSQPEPEPAEERSFFEAVGGEPTFRALVGRFYEVVAEDELLRPLYPEADLGPAEERLRLFLMQYWGGPHTYSDQRGHPRLRMRHAPFKIGLAERDAWLAAMRVAVDESGIEEPYRAQLWQYLEMAAHSMLNSWE; translated from the coding sequence GTGAGCAGCCAACCAGAACCCGAACCCGCCGAAGAGCGCAGCTTCTTCGAGGCCGTGGGCGGTGAACCGACCTTCCGCGCGCTCGTCGGGCGCTTCTACGAGGTGGTCGCCGAGGACGAGCTGCTGCGCCCGCTCTACCCCGAGGCCGACCTCGGCCCGGCCGAAGAACGGTTGCGGCTGTTCCTCATGCAGTACTGGGGCGGCCCGCACACCTACTCCGACCAGCGCGGGCACCCGCGGCTGCGGATGCGGCACGCGCCGTTCAAGATCGGCCTCGCCGAACGAGACGCCTGGCTCGCCGCCATGCGCGTCGCGGTCGACGAATCCGGCATCGAGGAGCCCTACCGGGCCCAGCTGTGGCAGTACCTGGAGATGGCGGCGCACTCGATGTTGAACAGCTGGGAATGA
- a CDS encoding mechanosensitive ion channel family protein, whose amino-acid sequence MDELLSDPPDCIHEAGTWCQQIWRVTGNEWLAGSANWLVAKPLRILLIVVVAILARFLVRKLIDRLTKTPENDDDGESSNGKLPALLRPLRERAPEVLGPAVIERRRQRAKTIGSVLKSLTTALVYGLAFVLILGELGINLAPIIASAGIVGVALGFGAQNLVRDFLSGIFMMLEDQYGVGDVVDVGEAVGTVESVGLRITTLRDLNGTVWYVRNGEVLRVGNSSQGYAVAVVDIPLGYNADVALATTVLQEVAAEAADSGPLASDVLETPEVLGVESVTPEGIQLRMTARVRPGRQWAVQRALRADIITALEHAGFEPPLGRFFGGSSANGG is encoded by the coding sequence GTGGACGAGCTTCTCAGCGACCCGCCTGACTGCATTCACGAGGCGGGAACCTGGTGCCAGCAGATCTGGCGGGTCACCGGCAACGAATGGCTGGCGGGCTCCGCGAACTGGCTCGTCGCGAAACCGCTCCGGATCCTGCTGATCGTCGTCGTGGCAATACTCGCGCGTTTTCTCGTGCGCAAGCTCATCGACCGGCTCACCAAGACGCCCGAGAACGACGATGACGGTGAAAGCTCCAACGGCAAGCTGCCCGCGCTGTTGCGGCCGTTGCGCGAGCGCGCGCCGGAAGTGCTCGGCCCCGCCGTCATCGAACGCCGTCGCCAGCGCGCCAAGACCATCGGTTCCGTCCTCAAATCGCTCACCACGGCATTGGTCTACGGGCTCGCTTTCGTACTGATACTCGGCGAACTCGGCATCAACCTCGCACCCATCATCGCCTCGGCCGGCATCGTCGGTGTCGCTCTGGGTTTCGGTGCGCAGAACCTCGTGCGCGACTTCCTTTCCGGAATCTTCATGATGCTGGAGGACCAGTACGGCGTCGGCGATGTCGTCGACGTGGGAGAGGCGGTCGGCACCGTGGAATCGGTCGGCCTGCGGATCACCACGTTGCGCGATCTCAACGGCACCGTCTGGTATGTCCGCAATGGAGAGGTACTGCGGGTCGGCAACTCCAGCCAGGGCTACGCCGTCGCCGTCGTGGACATCCCGCTCGGCTACAACGCCGACGTCGCTCTGGCCACCACGGTGCTGCAAGAGGTCGCGGCCGAGGCCGCCGACAGCGGGCCGCTCGCCTCCGACGTGCTGGAGACTCCCGAGGTACTCGGCGTGGAAAGCGTGACACCGGAAGGCATCCAGCTCAGGATGACCGCCCGGGTCCGGCCAGGCAGGCAGTGGGCCGTCCAGCGCGCGCTGAGGGCCGACATCATCACGGCACTGGAGCACGCCGGTTTCGAACCACCGCTCGGCCGGTTCTTCGGTGGCTCCTCCGCGAACGGCGGGTGA
- a CDS encoding HNH endonuclease: MPDRQPSPHGVHARHPAGQALEALSVAPAVGAGLGGPFLGGPQPTGPPTRGGRITRTHGQWRSRDHGSSGPGWGKRRVLLLNATFEPLTALPLRRAIVLVVCGKAEVVHENPAGLRLHAATMTVDVPSVIRLSTYVRVPYRAQVPLTRAGLMHRDHFRCAYCGVRAETIDHVVPRSRGGAHSWQNCVACCAKCNHRKADKLLSEIGWRLRVVPRAPHGPHWRLLAHSQETDPVWQQYLGAPAA, encoded by the coding sequence GTGCCAGACCGACAACCGAGCCCCCATGGCGTCCACGCCCGGCATCCGGCCGGGCAGGCGCTGGAGGCACTGTCAGTCGCGCCGGCGGTTGGCGCCGGTTTGGGTGGGCCGTTTCTCGGCGGCCCTCAGCCGACTGGGCCTCCGACGCGTGGCGGGCGGATCACGCGCACGCACGGGCAGTGGCGTTCGCGGGACCACGGTTCGTCGGGGCCGGGCTGGGGCAAGCGCAGGGTGTTGTTGCTCAACGCGACATTCGAACCACTGACCGCACTTCCGTTACGAAGGGCCATCGTCCTCGTGGTGTGCGGCAAAGCCGAAGTGGTGCACGAAAATCCTGCGGGTTTGCGGCTGCACGCGGCGACCATGACGGTGGATGTGCCCTCGGTGATCCGGTTGAGTACGTATGTCCGGGTACCTTATCGGGCCCAGGTGCCGTTGACTCGCGCGGGGCTCATGCATCGCGATCACTTTCGCTGCGCCTATTGCGGGGTGCGCGCGGAGACGATCGATCACGTGGTGCCACGCAGCAGGGGTGGTGCTCACTCCTGGCAGAACTGTGTCGCGTGCTGCGCGAAATGCAATCACCGCAAGGCGGACAAGCTTCTTTCGGAGATCGGCTGGCGGCTGCGGGTCGTGCCGAGGGCGCCGCACGGTCCACATTGGCGGTTGCTCGCGCACTCGCAGGAAACAGATCCGGTCTGGCAGCAGTACCTCGGCGCCCCGGCCGCGTGA